Sequence from the Fulvivirga ligni genome:
GTATTAGAGGCGGGAGTAAAATACTTATCGCCCTGATACGAAATTAATGTTTTCGACTCTGCAGGATCGTATAAAACAAAACCAGAATGATCATGAAACTCCTCTTCAAGAGCCACTACCTCACTAATAATATGTTTCTTATTTATACTGGAGCAAGACCAGGTGCACACCATTACTGAGAACAAACCCAGATAAATCGATAACTTCATTCTTGCAAAATACGAAAAAGCGCGACTAGGCCGAAAAATATCGTTCTTTTAATATTCTACGGTGATGAGCCTCATGGCCTATAATCAGATAACCTAAAGTATTCACTGACATGGCATAACCATTACAAGTACCCTCTCTCAGCAGCACCTCTTCATTAAAGCTAGAGAACAAATCAATGGTAGAAGCCCTTACATTGCCAAACTCTTCTAAAATCTGATAAAGCTTTCTATCATCTGCAAATGAAGCGTCTACATAGTCATTTTGCTCAAAACCAGGTAGAGATGTCTTGTCGTTTCTAGCGAATGCCAGAGCTCGATAAGCAAAGATCCTTTCTGAATCTATGATATGCACCAGCATTTGCTTAATACTCCATTTTCCTTCATCATATCTGTAGGATCCAGAAGCTTCAGGAATGGATTTTAGTAAATCCATCGTAATGTTGCCGTGATTGATTAAAGCCGGGATTAGTTTTTCGTCTTCTATTCCAGCTATGTAGCCCTGATAAAATTCAGGTACGATTTCCAGTTTTGGTTTTGCCATAAAAAAGAAGAGCTTCACCCCATACCGAAATATGAAGCAAAGCTCGATTAAGTAATATTGTTAGACTATTAAGCTTCTTTCCATTTAATAGAGCAGCCTATTGCTTTTGTTTTTGATGTTTCAGGATCTTTTCCTCCCAAAAGTGCATCAATGGCGTCCTCCACATACTTTTTGTCAGCAGCATCGGCATCTCTTGAGTTGTTATCAATAGCACCAATATAAGCTACTTTAAAATCAGCGCCAGTATTTTTCAGTAAAAAAACATGTGGAGTATTAGTAGCTCCAAAAGCTTTAGCTACATCCTGATTTAGATCCTGAACATAAGCATGCTTGTAGTCATGTTTTTTAGCATATTTCACCATTTCATCAAAGCTATCTCCTGGCTGGCGGCCTGGGTCATTACTGTTAATGGCCAATACTGGAAAGCCCTTTTCTGCATACATGCCATGTAATTCCTTAATTCTGGAATTATAAGCTTTAGACACTGGGCAGGTATTACAGTCAAAAATCAAAATAATACCTTTGTCATCTTTATAATCAGCCAGAGAAACCATATCTCCGCTTACATTTTTTAGTTTAAAATCCTTAACGGTATCTCCTACTGAATAACCGCCATCTGTTATTGGCTTGCCTGCAAAGAATGCGAGCAGACACAGCAATGCAAAAAGTTTAGACTTGATCATAATTTGGTTAGTTTAGTTCGACAATTCTTTAATGTGCTTTTCTAATTGTTCCTTTTTAAGCTCGCCTTCTACAAACACTCTTTTTCCCGTTTCCGGATTTATAATTAAAGTGGCCGGTATTGCCCCTGACCAACTTTTATCAACTCTATCAATCCATGAATTATAATCTATCTCGTCTAAAAGCATAATGTCCATTTCCCCATAGCCCTTTCGATCCACAAATTTGTTTACCTTATCAATGGCATCAGCGTAATCAAGACTTACTAAATGAACATCTACATTTCCTTGTGATGACAGCGTTTGGAACAAAGGCAATTCTTTCACACACGGCCCACACCAGGTAGCCCAGAAATTAATCACCTTTACTTTTTCACCTGATTCTTTTATCAGTGCTTCCAGCTTGTCATATTTCACCACTGGCACCTCTTGTGCTTTTGCTACAGCAGCGAAACTCAAAGTAAATAGAAGAATTAACGACAGATTTTTCATGAGTATAAATTACGGATATTCTCCTCAAAAGTTCAAAAATTGCAAATTTGAAAATTGTACTTTTTAAAGATTATAATTTTCAGACCATGTTGCTGCAAACTACAGCCATAACTACCTGAATAATATACTCCTAAATTAACCGTAACATATAGTTAATAGTAGAAAATACGTACGTAGTTCTTTTTTTTGATTTACCGGAGTAAAAGTTTTAGCCACTAAAAATGAGACTATTAGAAAAATAAGGGTGTAATATTTTGCGGTAAAAAGTGAGCTAGAAAGCAATGGCAGAAGTGCCCTGATTATACAAAATCAAGAATCCGAAAAGTCAATGAAAAGTTTTCCACAAAATCGATAACTTATCCACATTATCCACAGGTTAATACATAACTTATTGAAAAACAATTAGTTACGTATCAATCATTTAATGTTCACTTTGTGGACAACTAAAACCGAAAAAACAAAAGGACGCGAAAATAGGAAAAACAATAAACAATACAAGCCTAATTTACAGAAACAAAAATCTTTTTTTTCTTGCATGTTAAATGTAAGGTTAATCAGTTTAGTGATTTACTCCTGATTATGCCTAATTAGCTTCTTTCGGTAGGTATTGAAGATTCTGGACTTAGACAAAAAGCCTACGTACTTACCATTATCAATCACGGGAAGGTTCCAGGCCCCAGATAGCTCAAACTTGCGCATTACTGATTGCATATTTTCATGAGAGCTAATGTATGCCGGTGGGCTATGCATGTAGGTTTTAACTATGGTGGACTTCTGCTTATCCTGATCAAACATGATATTTCTTATATCATCTAGTGTTACTACGCCCAGCAGTTCTTGCTTTTCATTGACCACTGGAAATATGTTTCTTTTGGATATGCGAACGAGGTTTACCAACTCACCCAAGGTGGCGTGAGGATCAATCTTCAGAAGGTCTTTCTCTATGATCTTAGTCAGATCTATAAGCGATAGTACCTGCTTATCTTTATCATACTGAATGAGATCTCCACTTTCGATCAGGTGCTTGGTGTAAAGCGAATGTTTTTCAAAGAATGAACTTGTACTAAAGGAGATGGCAGACACCAGCATCAGCGGAACGAACAGCTCGTAGCCACTGGTTATTTCTGCTATTAAGAATATAGCTGTTAGTGGCGCATGAAGTACCCCACTCATCACGCCACACATGCCTACTAAGGTAAAATTACTGGTACTTGTATTTCCCCAGGTAATCACGTTAAGCATGGCAGCAAACAAATAACCTGTTACACCACCCAGAAATAGTGAAGGAGCAAATATACCACCACTACCACCGGAACCGATGGTGAGCGCTGATGCTACGGGCTTAATTAGAATAACTCCGAGAATAAATAAGAAAATGGCGATTACGTTATCTATCTCTGAAAAGAATAAACTGGTATCTAAAATTTCCAGCTCTTTACCGGCCAATAAAAGTTTAATGGTGTTATAACCTTCACCATATATTGGAGGAAATAGAAATATGATTACTCCTAATAACACCCCACCTACCAGTGCCCTACCAAAATAGTTTTTCACTCTTTTTATAAGCGCCTCTACTTTATAGGTTACTCTGGTAAAATATACAGAGACCAAGCCGCTGATTACCCCCAACAAAATATAATATGGCGTGTCTGACGCCTTAAAGCTATCCACCAGCTTGAATGAGAATAGCACATCATCACCTAATAATGTAATGGAAACCAATGTTCCTGACACAGAGGCTATGAGCAGCGGAATAAACATAGCAATGGTAACATCTGCCAGAATTACTTCCATGCTGAATATTACTCCCGCTACTGGGGAGTTAAATATCGCAGATACAGCTCCGGCTGCACCACAGCCTATAAGCAAACTCCGCTTTTTGGCATTCATGTGCATGAAGCGGCCTACATTGGAACCTATGGCCGAACCCGTAACTACTATAGGAGCCTCCAAACCTACTGAACCACCAAAACCAACAGTGATAGCACTGGTAATCATCCTGGAAAACATCTTTGTTCTCTTAATCAGGGCGGAGTTTTTAGAAATGTCATAAAGAATTTGGGTAATACCATGACCCATTTTCTCCTTGATAAAGTAATTAGTAAGAGCAACGGTGAGTAAGAGACCAATAAGAGGGAAGCCTATATAATAATAGTTTTCATCTTGCTTGTTGAAATGCCCCGTTAATTGGTGTTGAATGAAGTGAACAGTCTCTTTTAGCGAAACGGCAGCAATACCAGAAATAAGCCCAATAACTCCCGATAAGATTAGAACAAAATTTTTATTGCTTATATGTTTTATTCGCCAGACTAAAAATTTAACTAACGGGCTTTCGTGTTTCACATTCAATTCTCCTATAAATAAGTTGCAAAGTTAGAACAATAGCCTGTAATCAATAATTTTAATGCATTAAAATGAGTATTTTATAAAGATTAAAATTAAGGGACCGCAAAGGCCTTAAACATTATTAATTAACATGATATGAAAGAATTCTTGCAAATAAAAGAGAGCTGCCTGTATATCAGAGATCTGGAGAAAGCTAAAAGCTTTTATCATGATAAATTAGGCTTAGAAATTATCATGTATGAAGAGGGTAAGCATATCTTTTTCAGGGCTGGTACCTCCGTATTATTATGCTTCAATCCAAAGGATAGTAAGTTTAAGAAATCACCTCCACCACACTATGCCGAGGGAAATCAACACTTTGCTTTTGAAGTAGACACCCAAGATTACGAGAATGTTAAGCGCCAGATCGCCAATTTAGGTATTGAGATTACTGATATGATGGTATGGAAAAGTGGTCAGGAATCATTTTATTTTAATGATCCCGAAAATAATGTATTAGAGGTAGTGCCAGTTGGCGTTTGGGATTAACTTACTAATCGAGGGATAACTTTCTTCACCACTGAAGTGCCTTCATCAGACTTGGTAGAGCCTGTAGGCTGAGCATATGAGTTATAGAACCAGTCTTGGTAGTCTCGGTATTGCACACAATCACGCATTATTCCTGAAGGGGTCATAATTTTAATCATAACACCAGGATTAAGCCATTGCTGGATCGCTTCACGCTGTGCTTCTGGAAGCTCCCCCACTCTAACGTAATCTATTCCCTTGTATGTAGTAGCATCTATCATCCGTCCGCCTTTGTATTAAGTTAACAAGTTTTCACCAAAAACCATACTAATTCAGCATCTGGCTAATCACCTTTTCGGGTACTAAGTTGCTTTAGAAAACAGTGTGTTCCCAAGAAAGTTTTATTAATTATAGATTAAATTTTAAGATCATCAATAAATCCTCTTGATAACCAATGCATTACTACATTATTACTTCAGGTGAAAAAATTCAAATTTTCTGAATATTTTGGGTCATCTTCTAAATTTAAGTACGTAGGTATCAGGGTATTGAAGTCTATGGGCTTGCTGAAAACGCTCAGGATGTTTCCTTACGGCTGGCAGCAAGTATCGGAATGTATTGCCATATACCTGGTCAATTACCACATAATCTACCTCTCTTTCTTCAAGATCTTTAATGAGAGCTTCAGGATCCTGTTCAAATTTATAGCGCAGGGTGTAGGAGTCTGAGTAGAGATAAAAAAGCATAGGCTTACCACAGGCCACCGTCACTTTCTCTTTACTGTTTTTCTTTATCCAGTCGGCAGCGGCAAAATAATTTTTCCAGGCTGGTGAAATGGCCGCCTTGGCATCGTCATGTATTTTATTAATGGGAGAAAAACAGAACAACACTAAAATAGCCAAATACAACGGCTGAGGTGAAGCTTGCTTTTTCACTCCTTTCGCCACCAACGAATACAGGGAAAAGAGAGCATTTACAAAGCAAAGGATA
This genomic interval carries:
- a CDS encoding TlpA family protein disulfide reductase; protein product: MKNLSLILLFTLSFAAVAKAQEVPVVKYDKLEALIKESGEKVKVINFWATWCGPCVKELPLFQTLSSQGNVDVHLVSLDYADAIDKVNKFVDRKGYGEMDIMLLDEIDYNSWIDRVDKSWSGAIPATLIINPETGKRVFVEGELKKEQLEKHIKELSN
- a CDS encoding VOC family protein, whose protein sequence is MKEFLQIKESCLYIRDLEKAKSFYHDKLGLEIIMYEEGKHIFFRAGTSVLLCFNPKDSKFKKSPPPHYAEGNQHFAFEVDTQDYENVKRQIANLGIEITDMMVWKSGQESFYFNDPENNVLEVVPVGVWD
- a CDS encoding thioredoxin family protein, translated to MIKSKLFALLCLLAFFAGKPITDGGYSVGDTVKDFKLKNVSGDMVSLADYKDDKGIILIFDCNTCPVSKAYNSRIKELHGMYAEKGFPVLAINSNDPGRQPGDSFDEMVKYAKKHDYKHAYVQDLNQDVAKAFGATNTPHVFLLKNTGADFKVAYIGAIDNNSRDADAADKKYVEDAIDALLGGKDPETSKTKAIGCSIKWKEA
- a CDS encoding chloride channel protein, coding for MKHESPLVKFLVWRIKHISNKNFVLILSGVIGLISGIAAVSLKETVHFIQHQLTGHFNKQDENYYYIGFPLIGLLLTVALTNYFIKEKMGHGITQILYDISKNSALIKRTKMFSRMITSAITVGFGGSVGLEAPIVVTGSAIGSNVGRFMHMNAKKRSLLIGCGAAGAVSAIFNSPVAGVIFSMEVILADVTIAMFIPLLIASVSGTLVSITLLGDDVLFSFKLVDSFKASDTPYYILLGVISGLVSVYFTRVTYKVEALIKRVKNYFGRALVGGVLLGVIIFLFPPIYGEGYNTIKLLLAGKELEILDTSLFFSEIDNVIAIFLFILGVILIKPVASALTIGSGGSGGIFAPSLFLGGVTGYLFAAMLNVITWGNTSTSNFTLVGMCGVMSGVLHAPLTAIFLIAEITSGYELFVPLMLVSAISFSTSSFFEKHSLYTKHLIESGDLIQYDKDKQVLSLIDLTKIIEKDLLKIDPHATLGELVNLVRISKRNIFPVVNEKQELLGVVTLDDIRNIMFDQDKQKSTIVKTYMHSPPAYISSHENMQSVMRKFELSGAWNLPVIDNGKYVGFLSKSRIFNTYRKKLIRHNQE
- a CDS encoding DinB family protein; the encoded protein is MAKPKLEIVPEFYQGYIAGIEDEKLIPALINHGNITMDLLKSIPEASGSYRYDEGKWSIKQMLVHIIDSERIFAYRALAFARNDKTSLPGFEQNDYVDASFADDRKLYQILEEFGNVRASTIDLFSSFNEEVLLREGTCNGYAMSVNTLGYLIIGHEAHHRRILKERYFSA